One part of the Anopheles coustani chromosome 2, idAnoCousDA_361_x.2, whole genome shotgun sequence genome encodes these proteins:
- the LOC131267163 gene encoding uncharacterized protein LOC131267163, protein MSTEGHQENPFIEALNSEALRELLLDDEKRTLAEQFQQNLRTLSDMFVNLSDDEKRQFAKDFKGKFVKSLAHLNEFSKQKKIVQSAASGSREEEETAGSSLAGMLPGVGIFLDDQLSPTPIGYGLLVGLLVLVIAFFGYKLYLSLTEKERKREEKLKAKQEKSKKKK, encoded by the exons ATGTCGACCGAAGGGCATCAGGAAAATCCGTTCATTGAGGCGCTCAACTCCGAGGCCCTCCGAGAACTGCTGCTGGACGACGAGAAGCGCACGCTGGCCGAGCAGTTCCAGCAAAACCTGCGCACACTCTCGGACATGTTCGTCAACCTGTCGGACGACGAGAAGCGCCAGTTCGCGAAGGACTTTAAGGGCAAGTTTGTGAAATCGCTCGCccatttgaatgaattttccaaacaaaaaaagatcgTTCAGAGCGCTGCGTCCGGCAGCAGGGAGGAGGAAGAGACGGCTGGATCGTCCCTCGCTGGAATGTTGCCCGGTGTCGGAATTTTTCTAGACGATCAACTTTCGCCTACTCCGATCGGATACGGGTTGTTGGTGGGCCTACTGGTGTTGGTGATTG CATTCTTCGGCTACAAGCTGTACCTGTCGCTGACGGAGAAGGAGCGCAAGCGCGAGGAGAAGCTAAAGGCCAAGCAGGAGAagagcaagaagaagaaatga